Sequence from the Bacteroidota bacterium genome:
GGAGCGGACTTTTGCAGATATTATTTAGAATCCGGCAATAACGTGTCTGATACAGTCATTATAGTCGATAAGGTAAGTAAGAAATACATTATTGCGCACCAGAACGTGAATCGGAATCCTACTATCAAGGATGCCTTTGCGGGCACAGCGCGTTCACTCATGCGCCGGTTCCGGACACCGCTTGACACATCTCCACTTAACACCACAAAGGAGGAGTTCTGGGCTCTGTCGGATATTTCGTTTCAGATCGGGCGGGGTGACCGGGTCGGCATTATCGGCAGAAACGGGGCGGGAAAATCAACACTCCTGAAAATTCTCAGCCGCATCACGGAGCCGACAAAAGGACGCATCGTCCTGAAAGGCCGGGTGGCAAGTCTGCTTGAAGTCGGAACAGGTTTTCACCCGGAACTGACGGGAAGGGAAAATATTTTTCTGAACGGCGCAGTTCTCGGCATGAGCAGATCGGAGACGCGCAGGAAGTTTGACGAGATTGTTGACTTTGCTGAGGTCGAGAAGTTCCTCGACACACCTGTGAAGCGGTACTCCTCCGGTATGTATGTACGGCTCGCCTTTGCCGTCGCCGCCCATCTTGAGCCGGAGATTCTCATAGTAGATGAAGTGCTGGCCGTAGGCGATATTGCATTCCAAAAAAAGTGTCTCGGAAAAATGGAACATGTTGCCAGCGAAGGCCGGACAGTACTGTTCGTCAGCCACAACATGCCGTCGGTGTTGAGCCTGACCCGAAAGTGCATTCTGCTGGAAAAAGGACATGTCGTGGCAATGGGCGAAACGGAGGGCGTTGTGGGGCAGTACCTCAAACAATTCGAGAGTTTGCTTTCGAACTCCGGCTTGGCCAAATTCACGGACGCAGACAGGGATATGGGCTTGCAAGGCCCGAAAGGAAAGCTGACGTGGGCACGTCTCCTGAATGAAAACGGAGAGCAGTCAGGCACCTTTTCCGAGGGTGAGCCGGTGATGCTCGAAATGGGATTCCGGATTCTCGAAGAGGTTCAGGAAGTTCAATTGGGCTGCACAGTCAGATCCAAGAATGGCCAGGTCAATCTGTTTACAACACCATCGCCGGAGTATACACAGACTCTACCCCCCAGTGACTACTCCGTGCGTGTTCAGCTTTCGCCGAACCATCTCCGTGAGGGAGAATACATTCTGACGCTGAAACTCTTTGCCGACGGCCAGCGGCAGGATCATGTGCCGGATACGCTCGGTCTCGTCATTCAGCACGACGCCTCCGTGGTTCAAAACCGTTCGTACTTTCAACTATGGGTGAAGGGAAACATGAAATACGACTATCGCTGGGGGGAGATTCAGGCGGACTCGAAGCAGCAACAGAAAGGGGCTTAATGATGTCAA
This genomic interval carries:
- a CDS encoding ABC transporter ATP-binding protein — its product is MSDTVIIVDKVSKKYIIAHQNVNRNPTIKDAFAGTARSLMRRFRTPLDTSPLNTTKEEFWALSDISFQIGRGDRVGIIGRNGAGKSTLLKILSRITEPTKGRIVLKGRVASLLEVGTGFHPELTGRENIFLNGAVLGMSRSETRRKFDEIVDFAEVEKFLDTPVKRYSSGMYVRLAFAVAAHLEPEILIVDEVLAVGDIAFQKKCLGKMEHVASEGRTVLFVSHNMPSVLSLTRKCILLEKGHVVAMGETEGVVGQYLKQFESLLSNSGLAKFTDADRDMGLQGPKGKLTWARLLNENGEQSGTFSEGEPVMLEMGFRILEEVQEVQLGCTVRSKNGQVNLFTTPSPEYTQTLPPSDYSVRVQLSPNHLREGEYILTLKLFADGQRQDHVPDTLGLVIQHDASVVQNRSYFQLWVKGNMKYDYRWGEIQADSKQQQKGA